DNA from bacterium:
AAGACAAAAATCGGCGGCGGTCGGGCGCTCTTCGGCAGATATTCCAGCGATCCGTATGAGGGCTACTACTACAGCCGCCAGACCGGCGTGATCCCCCAGAAGTACCGGGACAGCCGCCTGCATCCCAAAACCTATGTCGTGGCCGTCGCGCTCGATAATCCGGGCGGCGCCGGGAAGATCGCCAAGGCCTATCCCTTCGCCGACCTGAACCGCGCAGGGGTGGTCAACGACACATTCGCGCTCCAGGAACTTCTCGTGACCTACTGCGAGAGTGGAAAGAGCGGCGTGGTGTTCGACCGGAAGCTCGGGGGGAAACCCCTCACGTTTGAAATCCTTCCGGGCGATAAGGGAGCGGAAAAAGGCTGCGGGTTGATGCGCGACAAGGAAACGGGTTCGCTCTGGCGCCGGATGACGGGAGAGGCCATCGAGGGTGCGATGAAGGGGAAGAAGCTCTCCCGGGTTCCCAGCACGCTTTCGTTCTGGTTCGGGTGGAAGGATTATTACCCAAAAAGCGCGA
Protein-coding regions in this window:
- a CDS encoding DUF3179 domain-containing protein; this translates as AKEADKLMRPDEMVLGVSINGDSRAYSIPLLSSHEIVNDVVGGRKIAVTWUPLCYTGIVYDRMLEGRELTLGVSGKLWKNSLIMYDRQTDTLWSHLLGEGLVGPLKGKRLTVLPTAVFITYKEWKQLYPDTKVLDKTKIGGGRALFGRYSSDPYEGYYYSRQTGVIPQKYRDSRLHPKTYVVAVALDNPGGAGKIAKAYPFADLNRAGVVNDTFALQELLVTYCESGKSGVVFDRKLGGKPLTFEILPGDKGAEKGCGLMRDKETGSLWRRMTGEAIEGAMKGKKLSRVPSTLSFWFGWKDYYPKSAIYRHAN